A single Biomphalaria glabrata chromosome 2, xgBioGlab47.1, whole genome shotgun sequence DNA region contains:
- the LOC106069144 gene encoding tRNA-splicing endonuclease subunit Sen54-like isoform X1 has translation MSFYDLCKDSVLSAKDLFKYRVKRDSTIPSKGGQKDFEPNGSWLQAKSLEAFMQERLAILSEPRVEKLKSLVQGEWDSSKCLVNISKPGKFWAHMGFTDEKRNWLFPEEALFLIEANALEVYHDGVPFSVQEAYSKCLGSDVSVEEYQVYSYLQRLGYVVIRHEENPSITPYERKINLDKYLKKRHRLDRKNKSQQKKRASKTSTAVECQSSGTSAPVTIVDLNTIDTDIISSSNGISPLLLNEPTVISENVDKKIVLSPELTKCSSNGDNPSYLEIRNEASQDTLDSNVDERVNGTEHSSSERTVDSLKAVKDGNSIVQSHDCDLKNCTTLVPTVVSNEKMPHPEKRNISQVDSINDDSQSKRPRCADEETSHSSSTEEKHDQDQCLHFLSTDSVGVACRKFYSDTWVDCREKLKTEKALKCCSTDETDDEEMHCSKTVVQTEGVENVSNSSVLPDIANTEILHLALPDQKFLPPNVEINVDSGESIFDVSQYKIKSQKNKSKKKLKEEERDARKKNLQFSFPQWIPGHSGEAGCSSKVTFSNWATYKNKIKQAAKDYKASNPVAHYWEGEVTPLVHPSDATSYEAVLNRLSIIESTDNETLTPDPDCMLSIKISYDVHQPDSKFKKSIPGVPHHRVCVSNHLLFVFDRSSTEPPGLAEFQELWSRFKDNVPIHWAVVDHGEISFYVFDNTHKLQVWK, from the exons ATGTCTTTTTATGACTTGTGTAAAGACTCAGTTTTGAG TGCAAAGGATCTTTTCAAATATCGTGTCAAGCGTGACAGCACTATCCCTTCTAAAGGTGGACAAAAAGATTTTGAGCCTAATGGCTCCTGGCTTCAGGCCAAATCATTGGAGGCTTTCATGCAAGAGAGATTGGCTATTCTCAGTGAACCTAGGGTTGAAAAACT aAAAAGTTTAGTCCAAGGTGAATGGGATAGTTCCAAATGTCTTGTAAATATTAGCAAACCT GGAAAGTTCTGGGCTCATATGGGTTTCACAGATGAAAAAAGAAATTGGTTATTTCCAGAGGAAGCTTTATTTCTTATCGAGGCT AATGCTCTGGAAGTCTATCATGATGGTGTACCCTTCAGTGTTCAGGAAGCATACTCAAAGTGTTTAGGCTCTGATGTAAGTGTTGAGGAGTATCAAGTCTATTCCTATCTTCAAAGACTGGGATATGTTGTGATCAGACATGAAGAGAA tCCATCAATAACTCCATAcgagagaaaaataaatttagataaatatcttaaaaaacgaCATCGATTGGACAGGAAGAACAAAAGTCAGCAAAAAAAGAGAGCAAGTAAAACATCTACAGCAGTGGAGTGTCAGTCATCTGGCACGTCTGCTCCTGTTACCATTGTGGACCTCAATACCATTGACACAGACATTATTTCCAGCTCTAATGGCATATCTCCTTTGCTTTTGAATGAACCCACAGTCATCAGTGAAAATGTAGACaaaaagatagtgttgagtcctGAATTAACAAAATGTTCCAGCAATGGAGATAATCCTAGTTATTTAGAGATCAGGAATGAAGCCAGTCAGGATACTTTAGACAGCAATGTGGATGAAAGAGTCAATGGTACTGAGCATTCTAGTAGTGAAAGGACAGTAGATAGTTTAAAGGCAGTAAAAGATGGAAACTCTATTGTTCAAAGTCATGATTGTGACTTGAAAAATTGCACCACCTTAGTTCCAACTGTTGTAAGCAATGAAAAAATGCCCCACCCAGAAAAACGAAACATTTCTCAGGTTGATTCAATAAATGATGATAGTCAGTCTAAAAGACCTCGCTGTGCTGATGAGGAAACCTCACATTCTAGTAGTACAGAAGAAAAACATGATCAAGATCAATGCTTACATTTTCTTTCTACTGACAGTGTTGGTGTAGCTTGTCGTAAGTTTTATTCAGATACATGGGTTGACTGCCGTGAGAAACTTAAAACAGAGAAAGCGCTGAAATGTTGTTCCACTGATGAAACAGATGACGAGGAAATGCATTGTTCAAAGACTGTTGTACAGACTGAGGGTGTTGAAAATGTATCCAACTCTTCAGTTCTTCCAGACATTGCTAATACAGAAATATTGCACTTAGCACTTCCTGACCAGAAATTTCTACCTCCAAATGTAGAAATCAATGTTGACAGTGGGGAATCAATCTTTGATGTCAGTCAGTATAAAATTAAA tctcaaaaaaataaaagcaaaaagaaacttaaagaagaagaaagggatGCACGCAAAAAAAATCTCCAATTCTCTTTTCCCCAATGGATACCAGGCCACTCAGGTGAAGCAGGATGCAGTTCCAAAGTTACATTCTCAAACTGGGCCACTTATaagaacaaaattaaacaagctgccaaagaTTACAAGGCCAGTAACCCAGTAGCTCATTATTGGGAAGGGGAGGTCACTCCGTTGGTTCATCCTAGTGATGCCACATCATATG AGGCAGTCCTAAATCGCCTAAGTATAATTGAAAGTACTGACAACGAAACATTGACTCCTGA TCCAGACTGCATGCTGAGCATTAAAATCTCCTACGATGTCCACCAGCCTGACAGTAAATTTAAGAAGAGCATTCCAGGTGTTCCTCATCACAGAGTCTGTGTCAGCAA TCAtttgttgtttgtatttgacAGAAGTTCCACTGAACCACCAGGCCTAGCAGAGTTCCAGGAGCTGTGGTCACGTTTTAAAGACAATGTCCCCATTCACTGGGCTGTGGTGGACCATGGGGAGATCTCATTTTATGTCTTTGACAACACACACAAGCTGCAAGTTTGGAAATAG
- the LOC106069144 gene encoding tRNA-splicing endonuclease subunit Sen54-like isoform X2: protein MSFYDLCKDSVLSAKDLFKYRVKRDSTIPSKGGQKDFEPNGSWLQAKSLEAFMQERLAILSEPRVEKLKSLVQGEWDSSKCLVNISKPGKFWAHMGFTDEKRNWLFPEEALFLIEANALEVYHDGVPFSVQEAYSKCLGSDVSVEEYQVYSYLQRLGYVVIRHEENPSITPYERKINLDKYLKKRHRLDRKNKSQQKKRASKTSTAVECQSSGTSAPVTIVDLNTIDTDIISSSNGISPLLLNEPTVISENVDKKIVLSPELTKCSSNGDNPSYLEIRNEASQDTLDSNVDERVNGTEHSSSERTVDSLKAVKDGNSIVQSHDCDLKNCTTLVPTVVSNEKMPHPEKRNISQVDSINDDSQSKRPRCADEETSHSSSTEEKHDQDQCLHFLSTDSVGVACRKFYSDTWVDCREKLKTEKALKCCSTDETDDEEMHCSKTVVQTEGVENVSNSSVLPDIANTEILHLALPDQKFLPPNVEINVDSGESIFDVSQYKIKSQKNKSKKKLKEEERDARKKNLQFSFPQWIPGHSGEAGCSSKVTFSNWATYKNKIKQAAKDYKASNPVAHYWEGEVTPLVHPSDATSYEAVLNRLSIIESTDNETLTPDPDCMLSIKISYDVHQPDSKFKKSIPGVPHHRVCVSKSSTEPPGLAEFQELWSRFKDNVPIHWAVVDHGEISFYVFDNTHKLQVWK from the exons ATGTCTTTTTATGACTTGTGTAAAGACTCAGTTTTGAG TGCAAAGGATCTTTTCAAATATCGTGTCAAGCGTGACAGCACTATCCCTTCTAAAGGTGGACAAAAAGATTTTGAGCCTAATGGCTCCTGGCTTCAGGCCAAATCATTGGAGGCTTTCATGCAAGAGAGATTGGCTATTCTCAGTGAACCTAGGGTTGAAAAACT aAAAAGTTTAGTCCAAGGTGAATGGGATAGTTCCAAATGTCTTGTAAATATTAGCAAACCT GGAAAGTTCTGGGCTCATATGGGTTTCACAGATGAAAAAAGAAATTGGTTATTTCCAGAGGAAGCTTTATTTCTTATCGAGGCT AATGCTCTGGAAGTCTATCATGATGGTGTACCCTTCAGTGTTCAGGAAGCATACTCAAAGTGTTTAGGCTCTGATGTAAGTGTTGAGGAGTATCAAGTCTATTCCTATCTTCAAAGACTGGGATATGTTGTGATCAGACATGAAGAGAA tCCATCAATAACTCCATAcgagagaaaaataaatttagataaatatcttaaaaaacgaCATCGATTGGACAGGAAGAACAAAAGTCAGCAAAAAAAGAGAGCAAGTAAAACATCTACAGCAGTGGAGTGTCAGTCATCTGGCACGTCTGCTCCTGTTACCATTGTGGACCTCAATACCATTGACACAGACATTATTTCCAGCTCTAATGGCATATCTCCTTTGCTTTTGAATGAACCCACAGTCATCAGTGAAAATGTAGACaaaaagatagtgttgagtcctGAATTAACAAAATGTTCCAGCAATGGAGATAATCCTAGTTATTTAGAGATCAGGAATGAAGCCAGTCAGGATACTTTAGACAGCAATGTGGATGAAAGAGTCAATGGTACTGAGCATTCTAGTAGTGAAAGGACAGTAGATAGTTTAAAGGCAGTAAAAGATGGAAACTCTATTGTTCAAAGTCATGATTGTGACTTGAAAAATTGCACCACCTTAGTTCCAACTGTTGTAAGCAATGAAAAAATGCCCCACCCAGAAAAACGAAACATTTCTCAGGTTGATTCAATAAATGATGATAGTCAGTCTAAAAGACCTCGCTGTGCTGATGAGGAAACCTCACATTCTAGTAGTACAGAAGAAAAACATGATCAAGATCAATGCTTACATTTTCTTTCTACTGACAGTGTTGGTGTAGCTTGTCGTAAGTTTTATTCAGATACATGGGTTGACTGCCGTGAGAAACTTAAAACAGAGAAAGCGCTGAAATGTTGTTCCACTGATGAAACAGATGACGAGGAAATGCATTGTTCAAAGACTGTTGTACAGACTGAGGGTGTTGAAAATGTATCCAACTCTTCAGTTCTTCCAGACATTGCTAATACAGAAATATTGCACTTAGCACTTCCTGACCAGAAATTTCTACCTCCAAATGTAGAAATCAATGTTGACAGTGGGGAATCAATCTTTGATGTCAGTCAGTATAAAATTAAA tctcaaaaaaataaaagcaaaaagaaacttaaagaagaagaaagggatGCACGCAAAAAAAATCTCCAATTCTCTTTTCCCCAATGGATACCAGGCCACTCAGGTGAAGCAGGATGCAGTTCCAAAGTTACATTCTCAAACTGGGCCACTTATaagaacaaaattaaacaagctgccaaagaTTACAAGGCCAGTAACCCAGTAGCTCATTATTGGGAAGGGGAGGTCACTCCGTTGGTTCATCCTAGTGATGCCACATCATATG AGGCAGTCCTAAATCGCCTAAGTATAATTGAAAGTACTGACAACGAAACATTGACTCCTGA TCCAGACTGCATGCTGAGCATTAAAATCTCCTACGATGTCCACCAGCCTGACAGTAAATTTAAGAAGAGCATTCCAGGTGTTCCTCATCACAGAGTCTGTGTCAGCAA AAGTTCCACTGAACCACCAGGCCTAGCAGAGTTCCAGGAGCTGTGGTCACGTTTTAAAGACAATGTCCCCATTCACTGGGCTGTGGTGGACCATGGGGAGATCTCATTTTATGTCTTTGACAACACACACAAGCTGCAAGTTTGGAAATAG